Proteins encoded together in one Lathyrus oleraceus cultivar Zhongwan6 chromosome 5, CAAS_Psat_ZW6_1.0, whole genome shotgun sequence window:
- the LOC127087140 gene encoding methyl-CpG-binding domain-containing protein 7: MSLTIAPNSSIDDENQHLNHNPTTSTGRELTIMTPSRFKLPDEWLVQRRRRISNPDHVDKYYIEPHTGHKFRSLISVRRYLNGDTRDYLPTGRMISENKNTLPDDWLVQQRRRISNPNHIDKYYIEPHTGQKFRSLISVKRYLNEETRDYLPTERMILENKNTACIKSRTKQKFRPVRDFEEDSIGENACRDTPKDFKRTHYWKKIKTGEDDITRPPIKVRWVLSGPGIWNPFLNGSIVPASEKTKWSEEFSISINEEVTNGY, from the exons ATGTCATTGACGATAGCACCGAACTCATCCATTGACGATGAAAATCAACATCTCAATCACAATCCAACCACTTCAACGGGAAGAGAATTGACGATCATGACCCCGTCACGGTTCAAACTTCCCGATGAATGGCTCGTTCAACGAAGACGCCGTATCTCTAACCCCGACCACGTTGACAAG TATTACATAGAGCCACATACTGGACACAAGTTCCGTTCTTTGATATCTGTTCGGAGATATCTAAACGGAGATACAAGAGACTATCTTCCTACTGGAAGAATGATATCAGAAAACAAAAATACT CTTCCCGATGATTGGTTGGTTCAGCAAAGGCGCCGTATCTCTAACCCCAACCACATTGACAAG TATTACATAGAGCCACACACTGGACAGAAGTTCCGTTCTTTGATATCTGTTAAGAGATATCTAAATGAAGAAACAAGAGACTATCTTCCTACTGAAAGAATGATATTAGAAAACAAAAACACT GCATGCATCAAGTCTAGGACTAAACAAAAGTTTCGTCCTGTGAGAGATTTTGAGGAAGATTCAATCGGAGAAAATGCATGTAGAGATACACCCAAG GATTTCAAAAGAACTCATTATTGGAAGAAAATCAAAACGGGGGAAGATGACATAACAAGACCACCAATAAAAGTAAGATGGGTTTTGTCCGGTCCTGGCATCTGGAACCCTTTCCTTAATGGTTCTATTGTACCAGCATCTGAAAAGACAAAATGGTCCGAAGAATTTTCAATATCTATCAATGAAGAGGTTACTAATGGATACTAG